From a region of the Carettochelys insculpta isolate YL-2023 chromosome 29, ASM3395843v1, whole genome shotgun sequence genome:
- the ANKRD33 gene encoding photoreceptor ankyrin repeat protein: MTSVEDSVLQTWKTSADAEDPELHYEEEEEGEEAELSDTSSIFSDDSVYPCYEPASGAESGQELSFYQHCARNKAPLLQDRLACGVSPEEVTELDINGRNGLMVACFKGFVDIVTLLSKCPYLDVNHQDNDGNTALMIAAQAGHITIVNYLLNYYPALELEKRDVRGLTALMKAAVQGRKECVTALLMAGADLTAVDPVRQKTAREWAGLTGRFETIMQIHSLLQRPRADQFSAQYRPEWPALPELVAKALAVKSRRERLLEKIYSTFSISFPHDPEAGGVMDHMVRMTTCLASPFVATTCQTICPGSPPAVGKHRLSVPEILNDYEAEPEAKPEPGSSACNSLATPQSRPLVPYQSASGLSSFFPLRLLRRNSVFPGAHIPKIKLVKATSSPACGRQRPWRARKSKNTLELPQWRYKELKEEKKRAEEAEAEAKQKEAMLRKSKGKTL; encoded by the exons ATGACATCCGTGGAGGACAGCGTTCTGCAGACCTGGAAGACCAGTGCAGATGCCGAGGACCCAGAGCTGCActatgaggaggaggaggagggggaggaggcagagctctCCGACACCAGCAGCATCTTCTCCGATGACTCCGTCTACCCCTGCTATGAGCCCGCCTCGGGTGCAGAGAGCGGGCAGGAGCTCAGCTTCTACCAGCACTGCGCCAGGAACAAGGCCCCGCTGCTGCAGGACAGGCTGGCCTGcggggtgagcccagaggaggtCACGGAGCTGGATATCAACGGAAGG AATGGGCTCATGGTGGCCTGCTTCAAGGGCTTCGTGGACATTGTGACCCTGCTGAGCAAATGCCCCTACTTAGATGTCAATCACCAGGATAACGACGGGAACACTGCGCTCATGATTGCTGCCCAAGCAG GACACATCACGATCGTGAACTATCTCCTGAACTATTACCCCGCACTGGAGCTTGAAAAGAGGGACGTGCGGGGCCTGACAGCGCTGATGAAGGCAGCGGTGCAGGGGCGGAAGGAGTGCGTCACGGCGCTGCTCATGGCAG GAGCTGACCTGACGGCGGTGGACCCTGTGCGGCAGAAGACAGCCCGGGAGTGGGCAGGGCTGACAGGACGCTTTGAGACCATCATGCAGATTCACAGCCTCCTGCAGCGGCCACGAGCTGACCAGTTCAGTGCGCAGTACCGGCCCGAGTGGCCGGCGCTGCCTGAGCTGGTAGCCAAGGCTCTGGCTGTTAAATCCCGACGGGAGCGGCTGCTGGAGAAGATCTACTCCACCTTCAGCATCAGTTTCCCCCACGACCCTGAGGCAGGTGGGGTGATGGACCACATGGTCCGGATGACTACATGCCTGGCCAGCCCCTTTGTGGCCACCACCTGTCAAACCATCTGCCCCGGGAGCCCCCCGGCGGTGGGCAAGCACAGGCTGTCCGTGCCAGAGATCCTCAACGACTATGAGGCAGAGCCTGAGGCCAAGCCGGAGCCTGGCTCCTCTGCCTGCAACAGCCTGGCCACGCCGCAGAGCCGCCCCCTGGTCCCCTACCAGAGCGCCAGTGGCCTGTCGAGCTTCTTCCCCCTCCGGCTGCTACGCAGGAACAGCGTCTTCCCTGGGGCCCACATCCCCAAAATCAAACTGGTCAAGGCCACCTCGTCCCCGGCCTGCGGGAGGCAGAGGCCATGGCGGGCGCGCAAGAGCAAGAACACCCTGGAGCTGCCCCAGTGGCGGTACAAGGAGctgaaggaggagaagaagagagCGGAAGAGGCAGAGGCCGAGGCGAAGCAGAAGGAGGCGATGCTGAGGAAGAGCAAAGGGAAGACGTTGTAG